The Cervus canadensis isolate Bull #8, Minnesota chromosome X, ASM1932006v1, whole genome shotgun sequence genome contains the following window.
cagtattcttgcttggaaagtttcatggacagaggagcctggcaggctactgtccatggggccataatgaatcagacataacttagcattTAAACAAGTAACCCTAAGTAAATTTTCTCTATCAGAGAATATGTTATTGAATTTAGAGGCAAGCATTTTACCAGGATGCAACTCAAAACATTATAGAATTTGTGTCAAGGACCAGTAATTCCCCTGCCTCCCAAAGCCCTCCTGACAAAACACCCCAATTCTCATGTGTTTCACCACCACTAAAATCTAGCCCCTCTCAGGTGGTCTACTAGATTACACTCGAGATACCCTCATGTTTGGAGTGTGCTGGGGCTCCTTCCGTTCAGGGCCCAGAATGCCAGCACAGTGACTTCTCAACATCCCATCAGAAAGGAGACAATAATAGGCATCAAACAGCTGGTCTGTGGACTGTGTTCACCTGCATTGGGGAAGGAGTGCTGGACACCTTCCGTTCTTTCCCCAGTTGACTCACAATCTCAGGGTAACTGTCCAGGGCAGCTTCTCATTTCAGTTGCAGCCTCCCAACTCTGAGGTCCACCATCTAGGGATTTGGTCCCAGCTCACCATTATCACAGGCTCATCCAGTCCACCACACAGCCAACTTAAAATGACCTCCCAGGAAGGAACAGGAATGCAAAGATGTATGTTATGATTAGCTTTCCAGCCCCACCTTAGCCTCTCACAACTTAAAAAGATTGGGAGTGTTGGTCGAACACAAAGGGAAGAAGTTGCCTCAGACCACACTAGGGGCTGGAGGGACTGCTAGGCATGACCTTGGAGCAGACGCTGGCCTTGGCAGGACTACAAACCCTAACTGCAGCTCGGGATCTCTTGTCATCATCTCTCAGAGCCTCTTCATAATGGGGCGGGAAGGCACTGGGGATGTTACCATTGACCTTGGCCAAAATACCAAACCTCAAAGTTTTGGTTTGAGAGAATAAAGGCTGAGAGAATTTAGACCTCACTGCTCTcatcccaactccctccccagcaTCCTGCGTGCTTTTTGTCACTTGTCTGAGATCATCACACCACCTTCCTTGTGGAATCACTGCTCATATACTCAAGACATCTACAGGCAGGTGCAGGTTCTCCTTTATCTTCGCATCACCCCCACCAGCACAGAACCTTCTGAAGAGCAGATGCTCAAGTAAAGATGGGAATAAATGAGACACCAAGCAAGGAATGTagtttcttattaattttatcaGCATTCTTGAATAAGCTAAGAACATCTAAGTGTATCGCTAAGGGTACTGCCGaatgttagaaagagaaagacaaaggtgAATAACATAAACCAAAACTTGACTACAGCTTACATCGTTATCATCTGTTTTAAAACCACAGCATTCTTTCACATTTCTAAGAAAATTCCTATTCCAAAGCTATGTTATCTTGTTCTGGATCCCCAAAAAATGCAAGGATTTTTCGAATTGTACTACACAGTGCCAAAACTCTTACTCTTAGATCTGACAGACAACAAATGTGTGATCTGTGTCATTTGTAAACTTGGATTCTGAATCGAAACAAACATTCTAGGAAAAGAAACAACATTTGAAAGGTAACAGGGTAAAACAGGAGCACAAAAAATATATTATGACCTTTCCAGCCACACTTTATCCTCTCACTAATAAAAAGGTTGGCGGTATTGGTCAAACAAAGTGAAGACGCTGCCTGAGACCTCACTGGGGGCTGGACGGATTGCTGGGTGGGACCTTGGAGCAGGCAATGGCCTTAGCAGCACCACGAGCCCTGGCTGCAGATATGGCTTTGGCTCTCTCTTCCTCATCTCTCAAAGCCTCTTCATAATGGAATGGGAAAGCACTGGGGACGGTACTATTGATCTTGGCCACAAACTCCAGCACCTTCATCTTGTTGGTTTCAGCATGGGCTCTTGGGCCCCACAGGAACTCATAACTCAGGGGATCGCTGTCGGGAATCTGACGATACACCAGGTAATTCTGCTGCACCAGCTCTTCCGTGATGAGCTTCCTGGGATCCCCAAAGATTACATGCTGCTTTCCATCATAGATGCCTAGAATATTCAGGAACTCCCAGACATCAGCCTCAGAGGCGCGGTTGCCATTCAGGAAGATCACACTCAGCAGAGGCATCAGAAGCCCATTCTTCGGCAGCCCCCAGCTGCTGCTCAGCACACCATCATTGGTGAGGCCTAGATTGCTGACCAGGGTATAGGAGTGACCATTCGGCTTGACTTCCTTCAACTCAAGACCAAAGGCCAGCTCCATGCACTCAGCTGCTCTCCTGAGGACCTCGGGGAAGCGTGTCTTGAACCTTTTGTGAAAAAGCTTCAGCATATCTCTCTTCCTAATGGGCTGTTTCATCTTAAACTTCTGAAGCAGGAAATGTATCAACACCCCTGCCTTCTTGGTCAGAGGATCTGGGGGAGCGGGCTTAGCAGAGGTCGAGGCCTGGGAAGACTTTCTATGTTGCATAGCTTGGCGCCTGGCACGTGCTTTAGATCTTGGGCGTGAAGCCCCTGCAACAGGAGAGCTAGTGGCTGCAGCTCCCTGAGGATTCTGGCCCGCACCAGCAgtgggggagcctgggggtgTACTCCCAGAagtaggggtgggggaggcagcagCCTGAGCATCCCCGAGATCCTTGGTCTCCATGCGTGCTTGGTGGCATTTCTCACGCCCACGGAGCTTGCTCTTCTGTCCCCGAGGCATGACACAGCGGGCAGGGCACAGCGGGCAGGGGACTGGGCAGGCAAGTAGGTGATGCTggaacctggagaagggaagatgaGTGGATGAGCTCCTTCACCGGGGAGGGAAGAAGGCTGCTCTGCCCACTTCCTTGAGAGCCCTGCTCCAGGAACCACTGGCCGCTTGTTCTTGGTCAGCCTATCCCCTGAGAACCCAGTGAAAGAAGTGAGTGAGCCAACCTCAGGCCACAGCCTGCCTGTGGCTGCCTGCAGTGACAGCAGATCCTGGGAGCGGGGCCCTCTCTGGATCCCTTCGTTTACACACACAACTGTCACATCAGCTCTTAGTAGAGCCGGGACCCCTGCCATATGCCACTTGAACGGTGATGCCTCAAGCTCCCTGGGACGCAAGAGAAGGAACCGAGTCATGGGCACTGGTGGGGAGGATGGCACTGGCAGTTCTGGGGGCCTGCTCTGTCCTGAACTCATTGCTTCTCCATTCAGGGTCCTCATCTTGTCAACACTGAGGGTgtggccccctccctcctgcctctggtgcCGCCCCTTCAGGTGAAGAACCTCATCTCCCTTAGAAATGACACAAAGAAATGAGTCCTCACTTTGACTCCTGGGAGGATCTGGGGGCTCCTTTCTCTCCTGACTTGAGGACCTTTCCTCACAGCAAGGCCAACAGCTCCCTGAGATTGAATGGGGGAAGCCAGGGTGGCCTTACCTGGCCCTACTGCCCACGGTCTctggggcctgaaaaggtgtggctGGGGGTTGAGGCCTTGTAATGTGTGGTCCTCATGTAAGGTCCCCAGATTTTACGTAGGGGAGAGTCTAAGATTCCTTCCTCTGCTGACCCATTAGACTAAGGCACTCACTTTCCTGTTAGCTGTGAGTGAGAAACACTGCTGCCCGCCATGTATGCCTGGGGGTGCCAAGAAGTGACAGTGATAGGAATTCTGGGAGTTTCCCACAGTCCTCAGCATCTTCTCCATGAGTCCTGGCAAATGCTAGAAATTCTCCCTCTGCTGACCTGAGCATGCTGAGGTTCCCAAGGTGAAAGAAATTGTGAGCCAACTCCAGTCACCCCTGTCCCTGACCTCCCTGGGACAGCAGCAGGGGCTGGACTCTGTGGGACTCTTACTGCTCTGTCATCACTGGCCCCTTTTGTCCTCACTTGGATGGGACCTATGCTCCTCTCTTAGTCCACCCTGAGTCTTCCGGCCTCAGATCAAGGCCCACATCTCCCTGAGTTCCTGGGGCTGGAAGTGAGGGGTGACATCTGGAGACCTCTGCCTGGGGTGTCTCAGGACTGACAGGGGCTGGGACTTTGCGGGCCCCCACTGCTTTGGGTAGGTGCTCATCTAAGTCATCTCTCTGGGTCCTTACCGTGACTCCTGGCAGGGCCAGGAAATCTCTGTCTTGACTTGAGATCTCTCCCATCCTACTAAGGCCCCCATCTCCCTGAGACCCACTAGAAAGCAGCGACATTTTTCTGATCTCTCTAGCTATAGCTGTGTGTGGACTCCTGATGTGGACAGTCAGGAAGAGATTCTGCACTGCCCTCTGTTGTTGTGGGGTAGGTGGGTGGTCCCCTCAATTCTTAGGTCCTCTCCTGTGCTCCTGCTACTAGCTGCAAATGCTCCAGCGGTGGACCTGAACCCATACCCCCATCAGTGAGGTTCCTCACCTCCTTGTGAGGCTCTGGGAAGAAGCAAATGTGGGTCATCTGGTCCCCACGCCTGGGTCTCCCAGGTCTGAGAGGAGTGATGCGACTATGTGGTTCACTTCCTTCTGGGTGGGGTTCTCGCATGTTCATTCAGTGTTATACTATGACTCATTTTAGGAACGGGGCTTCCTCCCTATGTTGAATGAGGCCTCACCTATCAGACCCAAACCCTAATGTCCTTGAGACCATCCTTGGAGGAAATGAGAGGGCACCTCAGCCTGAGAGCTCTAACCCGGCTTCCCAGGACGACGGCAGAGGTGGCACTCTGTGTGGGCTCTGCTGTTCTGTGGGAGTCAGTTGTCTCCTTCCTCACATAGAATTGGTGCCTCAATATCTGTCATGGCCTGGGACTCCTGGTTTTCTGCTGACCTGGGCAGCCGGACCTGAAACCAAGGCTCTCTTCTCCCTGGGACCCCACAGGCAGAAGTCAGGGGCACCAGAGCTGGCCAGCTCTGCTCTGGAATCCCCGGGGCTGACAGTACAGGCAACATCAGATGTGGCTCTCTCTACCGTGTATGGATCTTTCCTTCGACTCCACCTTCTTCCTGGGACTCTGCCTTCTGCCGACCTGAGTCCAAAACCCTGCAAAAAggtcttcatctttctgggaCCAGAGCTGACAAAGTGAGTCACATCCTGCCAAAACTGATTTGGGGCTGTGCTGCTAACCACAAGGGTGGGTCTCTCAACCCTCCCAGTTCTGGAGTAAGGGGCTCCCTCTGTCCTCACTCAGGATTCTGGCCTCCAGTTTGGGTAGAGTTTGGGAGCCCTCCCTCTGCTGACCTGAGTCTACATTCCCCAGAGCAAAGCTCTCATCTCCCTGAGTGGCTAGAGGAGATGCTGGGGGCTCCACACCCAGCTACCTTGTTTTGGATGCCCAGATCTGAGAGTGGGGCTGCTCCTTAGTGCAGCAATCCGCTTGCATGCCAGGCCTGCTGACTAGCACTGACAGTCCTAGTTTGACTTCTTCTAAGACTGAGACTCCTCCCTATGCCTATCGGGGTTACcttatctatctttctatctctttatttatttacatttcacaCCCATTGCTTTTATTATGTAACTGGTAGTACATCTTAATCTTTTTCATCTATTTGTCTCCCCCACACTCCCAACCCTAACTCCCATCAATGACCacctcctttttttctcttcatctacAACTGTTTTACAGATTCCTCATGCAAGTGAAATCACatagtttgtttttctctaacttacttcacttagcatatgtaatactctctaggtccataccCTTTTATATAAATGCCTTTCTCTACCTGAACGTCCCTTACCCCCAATGCCAGCCATAACCCCCACCACAAAAATGATGGGTTCTCTCAGCCTGAATTACTCTATGGTAATTTGGACCCCTATGGTAGGAGTCCAAACCTTCCCaatctaatgcctaatgatctaAACTGGAGtggatgtaataataacagaaataaagtaacCATGTAATACACTTGAAGCATCCTGAAACCCTCCCTTTACCTAAACCCACCCTACCCCCATGCCACCCCACCCTCCGTTGTCCACCCCATCGAGCCCCATCCCACCAGTGCACCCCACCCCATGCAAAAACTGACTTCTAAAAAACCGGTCCCGGTGCTAAAAAGATTGGGGGCCGCTACTCCAGGTCCCTGCAGCAATGGTGGCAGGAGGGGCCTCTGTGCAGTCACCTCTTTGGAAGGAGATACCCCAGTGAGCTCTGAAGGCCCCATCCTTTTACCTTTTGAGAACAAGACTACTCCCTTCACCTAAAGAGGCCGCCCTCTTTAAACAAAGCCGCCCGACCTGCTGCG
Protein-coding sequences here:
- the LOC122435374 gene encoding melanoma-associated antigen B1-like — translated: MPRGQKSKLRGREKCHQARMETKDLGDAQAAASPTPTSGSTPPGSPTAGAGQNPQGAAATSSPVAGASRPRSKARARRQAMQHRKSSQASTSAKPAPPDPLTKKAGVLIHFLLQKFKMKQPIRKRDMLKLFHKRFKTRFPEVLRRAAECMELAFGLELKEVKPNGHSYTLVSNLGLTNDGVLSSSWGLPKNGLLMPLLSVIFLNGNRASEADVWEFLNILGIYDGKQHVIFGDPRKLITEELVQQNYLVYRQIPDSDPLSYEFLWGPRAHAETNKMKVLEFVAKINSTVPSAFPFHYEEALRDEEERAKAISAARARGAAKAIACSKVPPSNPSSPQ